One Halarcobacter ebronensis genomic window carries:
- a CDS encoding magnetosome protein MamC, with translation MANNLSINTGAPRNVTGHVVSGALAAGALAAAVNYNKYKKGEATKNEAINNSIKLSAQGGIATGSAIAAANYLGNGSVVKMLTAVSVGAMGIYAVEKLSEKLSKKELIEEEK, from the coding sequence ATGGCAAATAATTTATCAATAAATACAGGTGCTCCAAGAAATGTAACTGGACATGTAGTAAGCGGAGCTTTAGCAGCAGGAGCACTTGCAGCAGCTGTAAATTATAATAAATACAAAAAGGGTGAAGCTACAAAAAATGAGGCTATAAACAACTCAATTAAGCTTTCAGCTCAAGGTGGAATTGCTACAGGAAGTGCTATTGCTGCGGCAAACTATCTTGGAAATGGTAGTGTAGTAAAAATGTTAACAGCAGTTTCAGTTGGTGCAATGGGTATTTATGCTGTTGAAAAACTAAGTGAGAAACTAAGTAAAAAAGAGTTAATTGAAGAGGAAAAATAA
- a CDS encoding heavy metal translocating P-type ATPase yields the protein MSNNIKLLHKTTKRVRFYCDELKSSDFNNSSLIQYLESIDGINRVRINKKIGSIVFEHDGKALSTIEDLLANLDINRYKVCETFLSSCFPCIKDEEPSLNGVIRAGTALGTERFISNDTAKFLITLFAAKPLLFEGTKELFTEGLTSKVLEAMAVGVSLARKDYLAANSTNTMLELGEYIEETTVHKSDDLIKELAKPNVTKAWIEVEEKGKFTQKLVDTATIKVGDIVIVGAGDTIAIDGHIISGNASVNQVSMTGESEPVSKQRGDRVISGTVVEDGRLKIWAEYVGEDTATARIKNYIASSLNEKSAIGLKATKLADKLVPVTLGLAGVSYLINRNFESVAAVLQADYSCALKLATPVAFKSSISKAGKDGVMIKGAKSIESLSSADTFVFDKTGTLTYGELEVESITSFDDKWKEDDILNLTASAEEHYFHPVAEAVVKAAREKGFVHMHHEEVEFIVAHGVKTIVKDKEVVIGSRHFLEDDEKIDFSKYEDKIEKALLDGKTMLYVGYDKELLGTIGMRDKVRENAKDTIKRLRDLGVKEIVMLTGDIQEKADVLAKELGVDTVFANMRPTDKAEIVNKLKEKGANVAFVGDGINDAPALMSANVGISMSKGADIAKATADIGLLKDDLDSVAQVKELANKTMKLINYNFNTTVGINSIILAGATIGLFNPITTAVLHNGTTIGLLINSMKGISLKK from the coding sequence ATGAGTAACAACATAAAACTTTTACATAAGACCACAAAACGTGTAAGATTTTATTGTGATGAATTAAAAAGTAGTGATTTTAATAACTCCTCTTTAATTCAATATTTAGAGTCTATTGATGGAATCAATAGAGTAAGAATAAACAAAAAAATTGGTTCAATTGTTTTTGAACATGATGGAAAAGCTTTAAGTACAATAGAGGATTTATTAGCTAATCTAGATATAAATAGATACAAAGTTTGTGAAACTTTTTTAAGTAGTTGTTTCCCTTGCATAAAAGATGAAGAACCAAGCTTAAATGGTGTAATCAGAGCAGGTACAGCTTTGGGAACTGAGCGTTTTATCTCAAATGATACAGCTAAATTTTTAATAACACTTTTTGCCGCAAAACCACTTTTATTTGAAGGAACAAAGGAGCTTTTTACTGAAGGTCTAACTTCAAAGGTTTTAGAAGCAATGGCAGTTGGTGTAAGTTTGGCAAGAAAAGATTATTTAGCAGCAAATAGTACAAATACTATGCTTGAACTTGGTGAATATATTGAAGAAACAACTGTACATAAAAGTGATGATTTAATCAAAGAGTTAGCAAAACCAAATGTTACAAAAGCTTGGATTGAAGTTGAGGAAAAAGGAAAATTTACTCAAAAATTAGTTGATACGGCAACTATAAAAGTTGGCGATATTGTAATTGTTGGTGCTGGTGATACAATTGCAATTGATGGACATATTATTTCTGGAAATGCTTCTGTTAATCAAGTCTCAATGACAGGAGAGAGTGAACCTGTATCAAAACAAAGAGGTGATAGGGTTATCTCTGGAACGGTTGTAGAAGATGGAAGATTAAAAATCTGGGCTGAATATGTTGGAGAAGATACGGCAACAGCTAGAATAAAAAACTATATAGCTAGTTCTTTAAATGAGAAATCAGCAATTGGATTAAAAGCTACAAAATTAGCTGATAAATTAGTTCCTGTCACTTTAGGCCTTGCAGGTGTCTCTTATCTAATAAATAGAAATTTTGAGAGTGTGGCAGCAGTTTTACAAGCAGATTACTCTTGTGCACTTAAATTAGCTACTCCTGTTGCTTTTAAATCATCTATTTCAAAAGCTGGAAAAGATGGTGTAATGATTAAAGGTGCAAAATCTATTGAATCTTTAAGTAGCGCAGACACTTTTGTTTTTGATAAAACAGGAACACTAACTTATGGAGAGCTTGAAGTAGAGTCAATAACCTCTTTTGATGATAAATGGAAAGAGGATGATATTTTGAACTTAACTGCAAGTGCAGAAGAGCACTATTTTCATCCTGTAGCAGAAGCTGTTGTAAAAGCAGCAAGAGAGAAAGGTTTTGTTCATATGCACCATGAAGAGGTTGAGTTTATAGTTGCCCATGGTGTTAAAACTATAGTAAAAGACAAAGAGGTTGTAATAGGGAGCAGACACTTTTTAGAGGATGATGAAAAGATAGATTTCTCTAAATATGAAGATAAGATTGAAAAAGCTTTGTTAGATGGTAAAACAATGCTTTATGTTGGATATGATAAAGAGCTTCTTGGAACAATTGGTATGCGAGACAAAGTAAGAGAAAATGCCAAAGATACAATTAAAAGATTAAGAGACCTTGGTGTCAAAGAGATTGTAATGCTAACAGGAGATATCCAAGAGAAAGCTGATGTTTTAGCAAAAGAGCTTGGTGTTGATACAGTTTTTGCAAATATGAGACCAACAGATAAAGCTGAGATTGTAAATAAGTTAAAAGAAAAAGGTGCTAATGTTGCCTTTGTTGGGGACGGAATAAATGATGCTCCAGCACTTATGAGTGCTAATGTTGGTATTAGTATGAGTAAAGGTGCGGATATAGCAAAAGCAACAGCTGATATTGGGCTTTTAAAAGATGATTTGGATTCAGTTGCCCAAGTAAAAGAGTTGGCAAATAAGACAATGAAACTAATAAACTACAATTTTAATACAACAGTTGGAATAAACTCTATTATTCTAGCAGGTGCAACAATAGGATTGTTTAATCCTATCACAACAGCTGTTTTGCATAATGGAACTACCATAGGATTACTTATTAATTCTATGAAGGGCATAAGCTTAAAAAAATAG
- a CDS encoding STAS/SEC14 domain-containing protein, with protein sequence MEKQEIIEKKSLNLLKDIDLDTKKEIAKIGMTATMGITVATSMYMKNKFMKRLHVVAGVALVGFSYWHHTLYQPAKKKESKKALPEKINSKESETIVEENQNVAISLNSFFAEMAITGKLTHNEFKSFEEKIETLLSSYEVPSMNILIDITKLEGVEFKVLWDDILFTLKHIKEMKKVAIVGNSKAEEYSTSFANRVFPFSLEYFEEYSKAKEWLKA encoded by the coding sequence ATGGAAAAGCAAGAGATAATTGAAAAAAAGAGTTTAAATCTATTAAAAGATATTGATTTAGATACAAAAAAAGAGATTGCTAAAATTGGTATGACAGCAACAATGGGAATTACTGTTGCAACTTCTATGTATATGAAAAATAAATTTATGAAAAGACTACATGTGGTTGCAGGGGTTGCCCTTGTAGGATTTTCATACTGGCATCACACTTTATATCAACCTGCAAAGAAAAAAGAGAGTAAAAAAGCATTGCCAGAGAAGATTAACTCTAAAGAGAGTGAAACAATTGTTGAAGAGAATCAAAATGTTGCAATATCTTTAAATAGCTTTTTTGCAGAGATGGCAATAACAGGAAAGTTGACCCACAATGAGTTCAAATCTTTTGAAGAGAAAATAGAGACTTTACTTTCAAGTTATGAAGTCCCTTCTATGAATATTTTAATAGATATTACAAAGTTAGAGGGAGTTGAGTTCAAAGTATTGTGGGATGATATTCTTTTTACTCTAAAACATATAAAAGAGATGAAAAAAGTTGCAATTGTTGGTAACAGTAAAGCTGAAGAGTACTCAACAAGTTTTGCAAATAGAGTATTCCCTTTCTCTTTAGAGTATTTTGAAGAGTATTCAAAAGCTAAAGAGTGGTTAAAAGCATAA
- the feoB gene encoding ferrous iron transport protein B produces MNNIKVALAGQPNCGKSTIFNMVSGIEQHIANYPGVTVDKKTGFFKYGNYKIEMVDLPGTYSFSSYSLEERVAKEFILNETPEVIVNVIDASNIKRNLYLTFQLLEIGIPVVVVLNMMDVAKRREIEIDSKKISEMLNCPVIEATGAKGVGSKEIMKSIVDVATNKKSYEDFKINYEELEPHINSIEKKIQENTFHLNKRWLCIKLLEGDTTIIEYLKKDYPKIEEEIEKESKIFHEKYDKDFPSFLASIRYDSADIIYHNAIEDKKSGIETLTDKVDKIILNRFLALPILILLMFLVYQISIVWGYKLTDYTWPILASFKNFVIDILPQADLIDVPMITDLGVWMVNSANALMNYIPIFFILFALIAIMEDVGYMPRMAFILDKVFKRFGLHGQSTLPLVLGGAMVGGCAVPGVMATKGIADDRARMATIFSVPYMNCLAKVPFYTLLLGAFFKAQMAIMMFFISTVTLFVALIVAKLLTSTILKTRETAPFLMELPPYHLPTVKGVVIRAVQRVWIYIKKVVTIVLAVAIVLFALLQFPGIDETSKANFENDIEVALTKFDRATQSSSYYSEVDSKQKVSQLLNYYDSYRAKKMTLSSPEESKKVDEDFLQKNSIFFKFVKPLRDAEAKKINAALRKLSTDRKRVLRSIKNEKIENSLLGMAGRAIEPITKYAGFDWRINVAFLSSFAARESAVATLGSIYENNKADSMRAEEAMSLNSGYTPLHAAAIIIFMLLTPPCIATMIVVKMQTNSYKWMLFAIFFPVTLGIVLSSIVFSIGSYNNYTGVEAMTYFYFAIVFIALIVALFPNKNINWEGGIKPKISTK; encoded by the coding sequence ATGAATAATATAAAAGTTGCCCTTGCAGGACAACCAAATTGTGGTAAATCTACAATTTTTAATATGGTTAGTGGGATAGAACAACATATTGCAAACTATCCAGGTGTAACAGTTGATAAAAAAACTGGATTTTTTAAATATGGAAACTATAAAATTGAGATGGTTGATCTTCCTGGAACCTACTCTTTTAGTTCATATTCCCTTGAGGAGAGAGTTGCAAAAGAGTTTATATTAAATGAAACTCCAGAAGTTATTGTAAATGTTATTGATGCTTCGAATATAAAAAGAAATCTATATTTGACTTTTCAGTTACTTGAAATTGGAATTCCAGTTGTAGTTGTATTAAATATGATGGATGTGGCAAAAAGAAGAGAAATAGAGATAGACTCAAAAAAAATCTCTGAAATGCTTAATTGTCCCGTTATTGAAGCAACAGGAGCAAAGGGAGTTGGAAGCAAAGAGATTATGAAAAGTATTGTTGATGTAGCAACAAATAAAAAAAGCTATGAAGATTTCAAAATCAATTACGAAGAGTTAGAACCTCACATAAACTCAATTGAAAAGAAAATCCAAGAGAATACTTTTCATCTTAATAAAAGATGGCTTTGTATTAAACTACTTGAAGGTGATACAACTATAATTGAGTATTTAAAAAAAGATTATCCTAAGATTGAAGAAGAGATAGAAAAAGAGTCTAAAATTTTCCATGAAAAGTATGATAAAGATTTTCCTTCATTTTTAGCTTCTATTAGATATGACTCTGCTGATATTATCTACCATAATGCAATTGAAGACAAAAAAAGTGGAATCGAAACTCTAACAGATAAAGTTGATAAAATCATCCTAAATAGATTTTTAGCCCTTCCTATTTTGATTTTACTTATGTTTTTGGTTTATCAAATCTCAATTGTATGGGGATATAAACTTACAGATTATACTTGGCCGATTTTAGCAAGCTTTAAAAATTTTGTTATTGATATTCTTCCCCAAGCAGATTTAATCGATGTTCCTATGATAACAGATTTGGGTGTTTGGATGGTAAATAGTGCAAATGCTTTAATGAACTATATTCCAATATTTTTTATTCTCTTTGCGCTGATTGCAATAATGGAAGATGTGGGATATATGCCAAGAATGGCTTTTATTCTTGATAAAGTATTTAAAAGATTTGGACTTCACGGACAATCAACTCTACCTTTGGTTTTAGGTGGTGCAATGGTTGGAGGTTGTGCAGTTCCTGGAGTTATGGCAACAAAAGGAATAGCAGATGATAGAGCAAGAATGGCAACAATCTTTTCAGTTCCTTATATGAACTGCCTTGCAAAAGTGCCTTTTTATACCCTACTTCTTGGTGCTTTTTTTAAAGCACAGATGGCAATAATGATGTTTTTTATCTCTACAGTTACCCTTTTTGTTGCATTAATTGTGGCAAAACTTCTAACCTCTACAATTTTAAAAACAAGGGAAACTGCTCCTTTTTTAATGGAGTTGCCACCATATCATCTTCCAACAGTAAAAGGTGTTGTAATAAGAGCTGTTCAAAGGGTTTGGATATATATAAAAAAAGTAGTAACAATTGTATTAGCAGTTGCCATAGTTCTTTTTGCCCTATTGCAATTTCCAGGAATAGATGAAACTTCAAAAGCAAATTTTGAAAATGATATTGAAGTAGCATTAACTAAATTTGATAGGGCAACACAAAGTAGCAGTTACTATAGTGAAGTTGATTCAAAACAAAAAGTATCACAACTACTAAACTATTATGATAGTTATAGAGCAAAAAAGATGACTCTTTCATCACCTGAAGAGTCTAAAAAAGTTGATGAAGATTTCCTTCAAAAAAACAGCATATTTTTTAAATTTGTAAAACCTCTAAGGGATGCAGAAGCAAAAAAAATAAATGCAGCATTAAGAAAATTATCAACAGATAGAAAAAGAGTTTTAAGAAGTATAAAAAATGAAAAAATTGAAAACTCTCTTCTTGGAATGGCAGGTCGAGCAATTGAGCCAATAACAAAATATGCAGGTTTTGATTGGAGAATAAATGTAGCTTTCTTAAGTTCTTTTGCAGCAAGAGAGAGTGCTGTTGCAACTTTAGGTTCAATTTATGAAAATAATAAAGCTGATAGCATGAGAGCAGAAGAAGCTATGTCATTAAATAGTGGATATACACCTTTACATGCAGCTGCAATTATTATTTTTATGCTTTTAACTCCACCTTGTATAGCTACAATGATTGTAGTAAAAATGCAAACAAATAGTTATAAGTGGATGCTTTTTGCAATATTTTTCCCAGTTACACTTGGGATAGTTTTATCCTCAATTGTATTTTCAATTGGTTCATATAATAACTACACAGGAGTTGAAGCAATGACATATTTCTATTTTGCCATTGTTTTTATTGCTCTTATAGTGGCACTTTTCCCTAATAAAAATATAAATTGGGAAGGTGGAATAAAACCAAAAATTTCAACGAAATAA
- a CDS encoding FeoA family protein, translating to MNTNETKTLNLLKKGEKARVKKIHAKGKLLHKLLDMGFVNRVEIEVIREAPLYDPMQLKLHNYHLSVRKSEAMLVEIEDCK from the coding sequence ATGAATACAAATGAGACAAAAACACTAAACCTACTAAAAAAAGGTGAAAAAGCAAGGGTTAAGAAAATCCATGCAAAAGGAAAACTTCTACACAAACTTTTAGATATGGGATTTGTAAACCGTGTTGAAATTGAAGTGATAAGAGAGGCTCCTTTATATGATCCCATGCAGTTAAAACTACACAACTATCATCTAAGTGTCAGAAAAAGTGAAGCAATGTTAGTAGAGATTGAGGATTGTAAATGA
- a CDS encoding FeoB-associated Cys-rich membrane protein, which translates to MEDFILLIIALLALFYIYKKLFKSGSCNCGSKNCSSKK; encoded by the coding sequence ATGGAAGATTTTATTTTATTAATAATTGCCCTACTAGCACTATTTTATATCTATAAAAAACTTTTTAAAAGTGGTAGTTGCAATTGTGGAAGCAAAAATTGTTCATCAAAAAAATAG